One stretch of Armigeres subalbatus isolate Guangzhou_Male chromosome 2, GZ_Asu_2, whole genome shotgun sequence DNA includes these proteins:
- the LOC134215714 gene encoding rutC family protein UK114-like, producing the protein MITLGCSIQFARGLSVRFVLPIGALRSNSTMASIVRKIIHTAKCPKAVAPYNQAVVADRTVYCSGVLGMELGSLKLVEGGAAGQTAKALEHLTTLLEASGSSIEKVVKTTILLADMNDYGAVNDEYKRVFSNNFPARTCFAVNKLPLGAAVEIEAIALTGEVIQVST; encoded by the exons ATGATAACACTTGGTTGTTCCATCCAGTTTGCTCGAGGTTTGTCAGTTCGGTTCGTTCTCCCAATCGGTGCACTTCGAAGCAACAGTACAATGGCAAGCATCGTCCGAAAAATCATTCACACGGCTAAATGCCCAAAAGCCGTAGCTCCATACAA CCAAGCGGTGGTAGCCGACCGCACAGTGTACTGCTCCGGAGTTTTGGGCATGGAACTGGGATCGCTCAAGCTGGTTGAGGGTGGAGCTGCCGGTCAAACTGCCAAGGCTTTGGAACACTTAACAACCTTGTTGGAAGCATCCGGGTCAAGTATTGAGAAGGTCGTCAAAACAACCATCCTGCTGGCTGATATGAATGATTACGGAGCCGTTAATGATGAATACAAAAGAG TGTTCTCCAACAACTTCCCTGCCAGGACGTGCTTTGCGGTGAACAAACTTCCTTTGGGAGCAGCAGTCGAAATTGAAGCCATTGCCCTCACCGGAGAGGTGATTCAAGTGTCCACATGA
- the LOC134211478 gene encoding putative ankyrin repeat protein RF_0381, which produces MHRKRYFPADLEPYPLHYAALRGDTKTIGELISRGHNCFQPIQDGETPLHVAIAEKQTEAARVLFEEFRRHFELARKQFGIRLTDQTLQNRGVFIAQEDEQTRKVHQLETCTVPIRQSEKHILIMMKRPIGETLFTMIDPAEVDRIELFNLIESIIPNGIMSWDSTGPAGKCESLLMLAAYYGNLEIFELLLEEGANLDLAGPGKRTPFHAACEASQHKVIELILSKYMHRFDPTALDENAQHGLHYILDRKNSDSFEFVVEKMVEYRVQKFKETPSSAFNALFKLENIEWPYCGIWNQLDAAFWDKSIEAVLEQYKYDLKYQWKEVTALIDMISYKKAKKFYSKAIRDNIELLKVSSADEFTALHALICANEIKLVEELYKDHPGVNKLFETKGAFRTLSSVMQQGFTEMLKFVLSNHDQFFQENWTEIREQVIQDYPMPNNDVVFPILLDFVPDLGQCISERQSKMHEVSYPVTKEFFDTYEQLLQDFSSTHDRIRRSGKTLESYNRFHGNTFLTQALLDNQLELVKQLIDAKINLDYLDLSGRHAIHHVQSVEMLHLLIGKHPKGSSLVNLKDEIGSTLLHVICPSFVDCKKDLIVALLKLGAKLDERTNEKATALFYTYDEDTFKFLVEGIESEGFAPLDPELRDYEGSTALHRHLRHLNSHLCSIMLQSSKTFANFNDKGESYLAYLLRFERDIFDAVLKPVLEKNPDKTREMFEAELERSQDQASKLFVEACYQMNVYCIEQLLQMDLNFGARDDYERVGLLELLGGYEFPREELVFNLLDKRLDVNLQNQSGQNVLMVWTSSKHSHSAREEFNVRLARTLIERGLNLDHIDNKGDTAMHYAFRNGDFKLVGILLENGAICSCMNHESKKPFKVAAPYISQILNFLE; this is translated from the exons ATGCACCGCAAACGATACTTTCCTGCCGACTTGGAGCCTTACCCGTTGCACTACGCTGCCCTCCGAGGCGATACCAAAACAATCGGTGAGCTGATTTCCAGGGGACACAACTGCTTCCAGCCCATTCAGGATGGCGAGACACCGCTGCACGTTGCCATCGCCGAAAAACAAACCGAAGCGGCCAGGGTGCTGTTCGAAGAGTTCAGGCGACATTTTGAGCTGGCCAGGAAGCAATTCGGAATTCGTTTGACGGATCAAACATTGCAGAATCGTGGAGTTTTTATTGCTCAAGAAGATGAGCAAACGCGGAAGGTGCACCAATTGGAAACCTGTACCGTTCCAATAAGACAATCGGAAAAACATATTCTTATTATGATGAAACGTCCAATAGGAGAAACCTTGTTCACGATGATCGATCCAGCTGAAGTGGATCGCATCGAACTGTTCAATCTGATCGAAAGTATCATTCCAAACGGAATCATGTCATGGGACAGTACTGGACCGGCAGGAAAATGTGAATCTCTACTGATGCTTGCCGCTTATTACggaaatcttgaaattttcgAACTGCTACTGGAGGAGGGAGCAAATCTTGATTTGGCCGGTCCAGGCAAGAGAACACCATTCCACGCAGCTTGCGAAGCTTCCCAGCATAAAGTGATTGAATTGATTCTGTCGAAATACATGCATCGTTTCGATCCGACTGCTTTAGATGAGAATGCTCAGCATGGCTTGCATTACATATTGGATCGAAAGAATAGTGATAGTTTCGAATTCGTAGTGGAAAAAATGGTAGAATATAGGGTGCAAAAATTCAAGGAAACTCCATCATCTGCTTTTAATGCACTATTCAAACTGGAAAACATCGAGTGGCCGTACTGCGGAATTTGGAACCAGTTGGACGCTGCTTTCTGGGACAAGTCGATCGAAGCTGTACTTGAGCAATACAAGTACGATTTGAAATATCAGTGGAAGGAGGTTACAGCGCTGATTGACATGATATCCTATAAAAAAGCAAAGAAATTCTACTCAAAAGCTATCCGTGACAACATTGAGCTACTGAAAGTTAGTTCAGCAGATGAATTTACGGCATTACATGCACTTATTTGTGCAAACGAAATAAAACTGGTTGAAGAGCTGTATAAAGATCATCCAGGGGTGAACAAGCTTTTCGAGACCAAAGGCGCCTTTAGGACTTTAAGTTCTGTCATGCAGCAAGGATTCACCGAAATGTTGAAGTTTGTATTAAGTAATCATGATCAGTTCTTCCAAGAGAATTGGACTGAGATACGAGAGCAAGTTATTCAAGATTATCCAATGCCAAATAATGACGTTGTGTTTCCAATACTATTGGATTTTGTACCAGACTTGGGTCAGTGTATTTCGGAAAGACAATCAAAGATGCACGAAGTCTCATATCCTGTAACAAAAG AATTCTTTGACACGTATGAACAGCTGTTGCAGGACTTTAGTTCGACTCACGATCGCATAAGGAGGTCCGGCAAAACCCTAGAAAGCTACAACAGATTTCACGGAAATACCTTCCTAACACAAGCTCTTCTCGATAATCAATTAGAACTGGTTAAACAACTCATCGATGctaaaataaatttagattATTTAGACTTGAGCGGTCGTCATGCTATTCATCATGTTCAAAGTGTAGAAATGTTGCACCTGCTTATTGGCAAACACCCGAAAGGATCGTCGTTGGTCAACCTGAAAGACGAAATCGGTTCAACTTTACTCCATGTTATCTGTCCAAGCTTCGTAGATTGCAAGAAGGATCTAATTGTGGCGTTATTGAAGCTAGGTGCCAAATTAGACGAGAGGACTAACGAAAAAGCAACGGCACTATTCTATACGTACGATGAAGATACATTCAAGTTCCTCGTAGAAGGTATTGAATCCGAGGGATTCGCCCCCTTAGACCCAGAGCTGCGAGATTATGAAGGAAGTACAGCACTGCATCGTCACCTACGTCATTTGAACAGTCACCTATGTTCGATCATGCTTCAATCATCTAAGACTTTTGCAAACTTCAACGATAAGGGCGAGTCCTACTTGGCCTATTTGCTGCGATTCGAACGAGATATTTTTGATGCCGTGCTGAAGCCAGTCTTGGAAAAGAATCCGGACAAAACTCGAGAGATGTTCGAAGCTGAGTTGGAGCGGTCACAAGATCAAGCATCGAAGTTATTCGTGGAAGCCTGCTACCAGATGAATGTTTACTGCATTGAGCAACTTTtgcaaatggatttgaattttggCGCTCGAGATGATTACGAAAGGGTGGGGCTATTGGAATTACTAGGAGGTTACGAGTTTCCTAGAGAAGAACTTGTATTTAATTTGTTGGACAAACGGTTAGATGTTAATTTGCAAAACCAGAGCGGACAAAATGTACTGATGGTTTGGACAAGCAGCAAGCACAGTCATTCCGCACGGGAAGAATTCAATGTGCGGTTGGCACGAACATTAATTGAACGTGGATTGAATCTTGATCATATTGACAACAAAGGAGACACAGCCATGCATTATGCCTTCAGAAATGGTGATTTCAAACTGGTAGGAATTCTATTAGAAAATGGAGCAATCTGTTCGTGTATGAATCATGAATCAAAGAAGCCATTCAAGGTAGCAGCACCATATATttcacaaattttaaatttcttagaatga